One part of the Bacillus sp. FJAT-27916 genome encodes these proteins:
- the codY gene encoding GTP-sensing pleiotropic transcriptional regulator CodY, translating into MDLLNKTRKINSMLQQTGGKPVNFKEMAESLSEVINANIFVVSRRGKLLGFQINQQIENDRMKKMLEDRQFPEEYTNNLFNIKETSSNIDINSEYTAFPVENRDLFKAGLTTIIPIVGGGERLGTLILSRVEQQFSDDDLILGEYGATVVGMEILREKAEEIEEEARSKAVVQMAISSLSYSELEAIEHIFEELKGNEGLLVASKIADRVGITRSVIVNALRKLESAGVIESRSLGMKGTYIKVLNAKFLNELESLKR; encoded by the coding sequence ATGGATTTACTAAACAAGACAAGAAAGATTAACTCGATGCTACAGCAAACTGGAGGGAAACCAGTTAACTTTAAGGAAATGGCTGAGAGCTTGAGTGAAGTCATTAATGCAAATATTTTCGTTGTATCCCGCAGAGGGAAATTGCTTGGCTTCCAAATCAATCAGCAAATCGAAAATGACCGTATGAAGAAAATGCTCGAGGATCGTCAATTCCCAGAGGAATATACAAATAATCTTTTCAATATTAAAGAAACATCTTCCAATATTGATATCAACAGTGAATATACAGCATTCCCTGTTGAAAACAGAGACTTGTTCAAAGCAGGCCTAACAACGATTATTCCAATCGTAGGCGGCGGTGAGCGTCTTGGTACACTTATTCTTTCCCGTGTTGAGCAGCAGTTCTCTGATGATGATTTAATCTTAGGTGAATACGGTGCGACAGTTGTAGGAATGGAAATTCTTCGTGAGAAAGCTGAAGAAATTGAAGAGGAAGCAAGAAGCAAGGCTGTTGTACAAATGGCAATCAGCTCTCTTTCTTACAGCGAATTAGAAGCGATTGAGCATATCTTTGAAGAATTAAAAGGCAATGAAGGATTGTTGGTTGCATCCAAAATTGCTGACCGTGTCGGAATCACACGTTCTGTTATCGTAAACGCACTTAGAAAGCTTGAGAGTGCCGGTGTAATTGAATCACGTTCACTAGGTATGAAAGGAACATACATTAAAGTATTGAATGCCAAATTCTTGAATGAGCTTGAGAGCTTGAAACGCTAA